The Ciconia boyciana chromosome 7, ASM3463844v1, whole genome shotgun sequence region GCTTTATTTACTAGACTTCTCCAAGAATACCAAGTTCAGGTAGAGGCTCTCCCAATTTATTTCTCCAAGGGTAAGAAACTAGTTTTAGGGCATTGTTTAATCTTGCAATAAGTTTGCAAGTTACAAGCAAAGCCTGTTTAATTGCAACCCTGACCTAAATTTTGCAAAGAACTCCTGCGTGCCACAGCAGACAAGAGTCTGCTGGAGCTTTAGCTTAGCAAGTACGTGACCACTGCTCGCTTTTATGCCATGTTAAAAATCACTAGAGCATCACcctcatttatttcagttttttaaattttacactCTCCTAGTTTTAGGGCAATTTCAAATTGAACCATGATTTCTTTACCTCTGATGTCACTAAGTGCAGCGCACAAGGTATTTGACACATCCCTAAGCCCGGAGAGGTGCTGCAAGTAGCACAGTAAGGACGCTATCACCAGTTAGAGTCATCAGCAGTGAAATGTTACTAGGGTTTAATTCTGGAGCAACACCCCCTTACAAAGGCAGAGCAGGTTTCAGACATTGCTTTGTGTATTAAGCCTATTTAAGCTTCCCAAGATTTTGGTCTGCTGACAAGTCTCTTGGACCTTAAAATTGCAAAGAATTTCtcagaggtatttaaaagcacaAGGATGCAAATGGATGCTTAGTGGAATTTTCTgcttaattatttctgaaatcctGTTGGAAAGCTATTAGAAAAAGCATACAATATTCAGACATGATCTTTTGAAATAGAAGCCCATGGATTCCAGAGAACAATTCCACAGTTATGACAATTACAGATCAATAAGAATCACATTCACAGTGAAGAGACTTTACAGACAGAAGGGAGGGACTGAAGGTTAGCACTGGGTCTCTTGAACTAGTCAGGCAATGAACATGGTACTTTGTGAGGGACCTAAACATCTCTAACAGCTGAGGTGCACTGACCTTTCTAGAGCTGTCTTCCACAGAGATGGGTTTCAGGAGGTTGTTGAATGTCATGGTGTAATTCTTCCCATTCAGATTCTTCACTAGCAGATCGAATGACCTGGAACCAGAAAGTGGGGGAAGAAGGGCACAAATATTCCGATCATTGTAAGACTATTGTGCCTTGCCACCAAAAACAATGTCCGAAAGCCCTTTAGCGGACatatttctttggaaagcaTGTTAACAGGCTTGAATTACTTTCTTCCCAGGGCTCTCAAATCTTCAGCTGGAAGGACTGAGGACTTAAAAACACCTGTCCAGACTTCACAACAAATCAAGATCTCTAGGGTTGTTTCTACCTCACTGATCTCCTACAACCTTAGAAAGGCAGATTTACTTAATGTACACTTTGGTGCTATCACCATCAAAAAAAGGGCTAACACTACATATTCTGTCAAGTGTGATGAGGTGCAACaagcatttgtaaaatgaaaatactctgATACCCTCTAAGGAGAGCTATACTTAAGGGTATGTGCTAAGTGCTACTAAAAGCTAATACCGCTcaagtttaagaaaagaaaaaagggggtgAGGAGTAAGGGCTGATCCAGAACAGAACTCAACATATTCCTGCATTTCAAATCATGTTTTTCCCCCATGCTCTCCCCTGTGGCATGGTGCAACAAGATGAACTCACCTCTCTGTGAAATTCACCTGCACATTCTCAGCTGGAAGCTTCTGGACTCCATTTAAAGATATGTAAATCTTAATAAATTTATCTGACTGATCCCAACctgcaagtgaaaaaaagagattaagtTCTACCTTTCCTCCATAAACTTCATCTGTTCCATTCCAACTCCCTCTGCAAAGTCCCCTAGCAATGACTAGGACCTCTGCCTTACTGAAACAATCTTCAGAGGGATAAGGGAAAGACATGAATTATGCAAGAATAATTTGAGAGCAAAAGGAGGTCCTCACATGTAGCCCTGTTCCCTAATTTCTGCAAATTCTGAGAAATGCCATGAATCAGCTCAGGGAAAAGGAGAGCAACTCTCTCTGTGCAGGGGGAGTCAGGTAGCTGtctgcttttgctgcagtttcCTTGACccacttttttccctgctccccGCATGACAAATATCTTGAGcaattctctctcctttcacCTACATGGAGAGCAGAGAAGCCAAAGCTCACTGTTTCATTCCTGCTAAGCACTAGGCAATAGTAAAAATACTAGTTGATACACCAGGGATCATTAATGCATCCCACCAGTACTATCACACAAACAGAATTAATACACACCATGGTTGGGATGGCACAGTAAGCACATAGTAGCTTTTAAAGTGGGGTCTCCAGTGTGAAATATACACTGAAGAAGGCGTCTCTATAATGCTAAGTGGCAACTATAACTCATACTAATGCCACCCTGCCTTCTCTTCAGAGAGATGCTGGAGCTCTTCTAAGCGTTCAGAAATGTAAGCCTACCataattgtttattttcactgtgtACCCTCCCAGTGAcaacttttcttcctctgccgCAACTTTTGGCTTCGATGGAGGCTGATTCTTGATTTCTGTCTCTAGCTTGTGTTTCTCTGTCATCAGGACATCACGAAGTCGCTTCCTTGTGGCTTTCGTGAGCAATTCTTTAACTTCTTCCAAATCTTTCTGTAACtggttcaaaaataaaagatcacATGTATATATTAGATATGGTGCTTTTTACACAAAGTTCACAGTTGAGCTCTTTCAGTTATGGCAACTTTCAAATTTCCCAGATGTAGCAGTTTCAGGTTTATCAAGGCAGTAGTTTCCTTTCCCTCTACACGCCATTAAGCATGATGCCACCCGTTCCTCACTCCCTGGCCACTCATGTTTTTACTTCTCGACCAGCATATATTTCAAGGTTTAAGCtttcaacaattaaaaaacaacagaaaccgATAAAAGTTCGACAGTTGGAACAGGTCCTCAACAGGTTCTGGATTATGCTAAAAGCCCACAGCACCGTCTCAGGGAGGGACACCTACAGCGCTCAGCGAACGCCGAGGCTGAAggctccctgccaccccccggCTGCTGCCCGGCCCACGCCTCCTAACTGCGGCCAGACCACTGCCCCtcgcaccgcaccgcaccgcacggccaggccgggccgggccgggccgggccgcgccgcaccgcaccgcaccgcacggCCCagcccgggccgcgccgcgcccctcCAGCCCGGGCCCGCGGCCTCCGCCGGCGCGGAGCGGGGTTCGCCGCCGGTTCCAGTCAGAAACCgcgggggaggagggagccggCTCACCTCCTCGCGCGCTGCGGCCATGTCGCGTGCGGCGGCCCCCCggcggcagcagctcccacGGCCCCTCTGGAACCTTCcggcctcccgccccgcccacACACCGCGCGAGCGCCCGCGCCGCGGACGTGACGCAATGCCACCGCCACCAGGCGCGCGCCGCGAGCCTCGCCCGTTCCGCTGGGTGAGCGGAACGGTTCGTCCGACCCCCGCCCCCGTCACCCGCCGGCGTTGCCATGGCGACACGCAGCCAGCAGCCGCGTTGCCAGGCCGAGGGGCGGGGCCACGTGCCTTCCCGCCTCCGCGGGGCCctgaggggcggggcggggcgctcGGCCGTGCGGCCGTTAGCGGGCCGTTACTGCCGCCCTGAGGGAGCGGGGCTTCGGCCCGCCCGCGCTGGGCCCAGGGAGCGGCGCCCCGGCGGTGGCTGAGGCGGCAGCCGGCCGGGGGGCGGTGACTGACAGGCTCCGCCGCCGGGCGGGTTTTCTCCCGCCCCCGATCGCGTCTGGGAGCCGGCGGCCGAGGCGGGCGGCGGTGGtgcccgggcgggcgggcgggcgggcaggcgaGTGGGTCTCCTATGCGAGCGCGATCGTCACTCTTTTAGAGAAGATTTGACATGACCTTCCCGAGTACTGCAACCTTGCAGTtgcccaggaaaaaaagtatagtGAGGCGTTTCTCACCACCGTTACTAAACCAGCGcactgaacaacaacaaaaaaggttCTCTATCCCCAGGTCCCAGTCGGGCATTAAAATTtccaagaggggaaaaaaaaaaaaaggcaatggcAATCTTTCTGTAAGCAGGTAAGTGGAAGAGTCAGCGTTTGCTTCCAGATGTCTTTTATAAACAATGGAACCCAGGCAGGATACAGCCCTTCAGCgtttaaaaaatagatttatctAAAAGAGGATGCCAGTTATAACATCTGGTTTACTAAATTGAGGAATACCAGCTCATTTGCTGATTTATTggcttagggtttttttctcttctaaagtGAACATCCAGGAATTAATTAATCTGTAAAGAGGTTTTATTTGCAGAGGTACAGAGGGAAGAATAGATCAGATGAAGGTAAATTTGTAGAAAATCTGAGGCCAAGGATTTATGTTCAAGTCTGCGTTCCACAAAGCAGTTTTAACAGACGTTGTGAAGTGTTTAACACTCTGGTCCAGCGTGTCAAGATCTGCAGTTGAGAAAGGGTCAGGAAAGATCTGTGTAACTAACTCTGTGGTTATGTTTAATATTCATAGGACTGAGCTTCAGTCTGTGCATCTTCAGCAACAGCATTTGAAGCTGGGCTAGTTGATTTTATCTGGAAAATACTTCggaattttctaattttatctgGAATTTACTTCGGTGGCATGGTTATTTAATTGGTTAAGGGCAGTTGCTTACTCAGGAATTGTTTCCTTATGATCTCTCTGTTGAGCAGCCACTGAGACAAGAAAaaactttctgtgtttttttccttagctaCTA contains the following coding sequences:
- the CACYBP gene encoding LOW QUALITY PROTEIN: calcyclin-binding protein (The sequence of the model RefSeq protein was modified relative to this genomic sequence to represent the inferred CDS: deleted 1 base in 1 codon), translating into MATPAGDGGGGRTNRSAHPAERARLAARAWWRWHCVTSAARALARCVGGAGGRKVPEGPWELCRRGAAARDMAAAREELQKDLEEVKELLTKATRKRLRDVLMTEKHKLETEIKNQPPSKPKVAAEEEKLSLGGYTVKINNYGWDQSDKFIKIYISLNGVQKLPAENVQVNFTERSFDLLVKNLNGKNYTMTFNNLLKPISVEDSSRKIKTDTVLVMCRKKREEKWDCLTQVEKESKEKEKAAYDTSDPSEGLMNLLKKMYAEGDDEMKRTINKAWVESREKQSKGDIPMDI